One window of the Thermodesulfomicrobium sp. WS genome contains the following:
- a CDS encoding OmpA family protein yields the protein MAKREKKDSGGGDGGVPAWMVTFSDLMTLLLTFFVLLLSMASMMDERRTKEALGSVFGSFGFGTAGYNPLTTSPRPDAFEPGPINDVRDLESIKPLLWEDPSWDLRFESNRFIQRLGIGADTLFAPDSAELSPQGQGLLRRIAPVLRAAEYPFRIAGHAGLLRDEKGDAYRIRAEAMDDSWELSLRRAQAVADFLIQEGVSATKMRVEGFGRFRPRTTNETPEGRRQNRRVEITLDRRVVDWAPQLAAAVAADNQTQGSADEGFRYKDFLFRLER from the coding sequence ATGGCGAAGCGGGAGAAAAAAGACAGCGGCGGAGGAGACGGCGGAGTGCCGGCGTGGATGGTCACGTTTTCGGACCTCATGACCCTGCTGCTCACCTTCTTCGTGCTCCTGCTTTCCATGGCCTCCATGATGGACGAGCGCCGCACCAAGGAAGCCTTGGGCTCGGTGTTCGGTTCGTTCGGTTTTGGCACCGCGGGCTACAACCCGCTGACCACCTCCCCGCGGCCCGATGCCTTCGAGCCAGGTCCCATCAATGATGTGCGCGATCTGGAATCCATCAAACCCTTGCTCTGGGAAGACCCGTCGTGGGATCTGCGCTTCGAGTCCAACCGCTTTATTCAGCGCCTCGGCATTGGCGCCGACACCCTGTTTGCTCCAGATTCCGCAGAGCTTTCCCCTCAAGGCCAAGGGCTATTGCGGCGGATTGCCCCGGTGCTGCGCGCGGCGGAGTATCCATTTCGGATTGCTGGCCATGCAGGGCTGCTCCGGGACGAGAAAGGAGATGCCTACCGGATTCGTGCGGAGGCCATGGACGATTCGTGGGAGTTGTCCTTGCGGCGTGCCCAGGCAGTGGCGGATTTTTTGATTCAGGAGGGGGTCTCCGCCACCAAGATGCGGGTGGAGGGCTTTGGCCGGTTTCGGCCCCGCACCACCAACGAGACCCCTGAAGGCCGGCGGCAGAACCGACGGGTGGAGATCACCTTGGATCGCCGGGTCGTGGACTGGGCCCCGCAGCTTGCTGCGGCCGT
- a CDS encoding motility protein A, whose product MDIATIVGIFVAFGLVIASIAKDIMVFVDIPSVLIVFGGTIGAVLICYPLNQVLGVVGVIKKTFLFKLDSPADIIARFMDYANKARREGILSLEPLLKDIQDDFLRKGLQLTVDGMEPQAIQEILETEIAYLEERHQTGADILATFGTYAPALGMIGTVIGLVLMLKTMNDPSSIGPSMAVALITTFYGAVLANLVFNPMAAKLKNRSKEEVLIRGMILEGILCISKGENPRIIEEKLNSYLPPKQRKTQG is encoded by the coding sequence ATGGATATCGCGACTATTGTTGGAATCTTCGTGGCCTTTGGTCTGGTCATTGCGTCCATCGCCAAGGACATCATGGTGTTCGTGGATATCCCGTCGGTGCTTATTGTCTTTGGCGGCACCATTGGGGCGGTGCTCATCTGCTATCCATTGAACCAGGTCTTGGGGGTCGTGGGAGTCATCAAAAAAACGTTTCTCTTCAAGCTGGATTCACCTGCGGACATCATCGCCCGTTTTATGGATTATGCCAACAAGGCGCGCCGGGAAGGCATCTTGTCTTTGGAGCCGCTGCTCAAAGACATTCAAGACGATTTTTTGCGTAAGGGATTGCAGCTCACCGTGGACGGCATGGAGCCCCAGGCCATCCAGGAGATTTTAGAAACCGAGATCGCCTATTTGGAGGAGCGGCACCAGACCGGCGCGGACATCCTGGCGACGTTTGGCACCTATGCCCCGGCGCTCGGCATGATCGGCACGGTCATCGGTTTGGTGCTCATGCTCAAAACCATGAACGACCCGAGCTCCATCGGCCCGTCCATGGCCGTGGCATTGATCACCACCTTCTACGGTGCGGTGCTCGCCAACCTCGTGTTCAACCCCATGGCGGCCAAGCTCAAAAACCGCAGCAAGGAAGAGGTTTTGATCCGGGGCATGATCTTGGAAGGCATCTTGTGTATTTCCAAAGGGGAAAACCCACGCATCATCGAAGAGAAACTCAATAGCTATCTGCCGCCCAAACAGCGGAAGACGCAAGGATAA
- a CDS encoding YggS family pyridoxal phosphate-dependent enzyme, with protein sequence MSSDVVARWRATMEAVHEAAVRAGREPSGVRVVAVSKRHPVAAIAAVHAAGQVIFGENYVQEARAKMRALPASIEWHLVGHVQTNKVRQVVGSFALVHSVDSVHLAQALQERAQRQGVVQPVLMQVNLGRERQKSGVLEEDLPELAQTLMTAPNLAWRGLMLLPPVFDDPEAARPFFAALRDLRDRLEQQYGVRLPELSMGMTGDFAAAIAEGATLVRIGTRIFGERA encoded by the coding sequence ATGAGCTCGGACGTGGTGGCGCGCTGGCGGGCAACCATGGAGGCGGTGCACGAGGCCGCAGTGCGCGCGGGCCGGGAGCCGTCTGGCGTGCGTGTGGTGGCGGTATCCAAACGGCATCCGGTAGCGGCCATCGCCGCGGTACACGCCGCAGGTCAGGTGATCTTTGGGGAAAATTACGTCCAGGAAGCGCGGGCCAAGATGCGTGCGTTGCCTGCCTCCATTGAATGGCACTTGGTGGGGCATGTCCAGACCAACAAGGTCCGTCAGGTGGTGGGCAGTTTTGCCTTGGTCCACAGCGTGGATTCCGTACATTTGGCGCAGGCTTTGCAGGAAAGAGCGCAGCGCCAGGGTGTGGTGCAGCCGGTGCTCATGCAGGTCAACCTCGGCCGGGAGCGCCAGAAGAGCGGCGTGCTCGAGGAAGACCTCCCGGAACTGGCGCAGACGCTGATGACTGCCCCCAACCTTGCCTGGCGGGGGTTGATGCTGCTTCCTCCGGTCTTTGACGACCCTGAGGCTGCGCGCCCCTTTTTTGCCGCCCTGCGGGATCTGCGGGACCGGTTGGAGCAGCAATATGGGGTGCGGCTCCCCGAGCTCTCCATGGGTATGACTGGAGACTTTGCGGCCGCTATTGCCGAGGGCGCCACCTTGGTCCGCATTGGGACACGGATTTTCGGAGAGCGCGCATAA
- the era gene encoding GTPase Era: MENSFRSGYVALVGPPNAGKSTFLNGVLGEKVAIVSPKPGTTRTAITGIWTTDSAQVVFVDTPGIVASRGRMQRLLAEAAWAALASAHGAVVFLDGARYAARSSALVRDVHSFAPRLRQLGIPLAVAVNKIDQVAPKARLLAVLAACAKLWPGADIFPVSARTGEGRDRLEAAILAMVPEGPPLFPADQLSSAPLRFLAAEVVREQLFLQLHQELPYHVAVEVEEWAEEPGLTSIGVVIYVSKTSHKAMIIGRAGSRLKAVGQAARQALKELLGTKVHLSTWVKVREGWTEDEEFLREMNIGEVL; this comes from the coding sequence ATGGAAAACAGCTTTCGTTCTGGATATGTAGCGCTGGTAGGACCGCCCAATGCGGGTAAATCGACGTTCCTCAATGGGGTGCTCGGGGAGAAGGTGGCCATCGTCTCCCCCAAGCCGGGGACGACGCGCACCGCTATCACCGGCATTTGGACCACGGACTCGGCACAGGTGGTCTTTGTGGATACCCCGGGGATCGTCGCGTCCCGGGGGCGCATGCAGCGCCTTTTGGCAGAGGCCGCTTGGGCGGCGCTCGCTTCCGCCCATGGGGCGGTGGTATTCCTGGACGGCGCTCGCTATGCGGCCCGATCCTCTGCCCTTGTCCGGGACGTGCATAGCTTTGCTCCGCGATTGCGTCAGTTGGGGATACCCTTGGCGGTGGCGGTCAACAAGATCGATCAGGTCGCTCCCAAGGCCCGGCTTTTGGCGGTACTTGCGGCGTGCGCAAAGCTTTGGCCTGGGGCGGATATCTTTCCGGTGTCGGCCCGCACCGGCGAGGGGCGGGACCGGCTGGAGGCCGCAATCCTCGCTATGGTGCCCGAAGGCCCGCCGCTCTTCCCGGCCGACCAGTTGAGCTCCGCGCCGCTGCGGTTCTTGGCCGCGGAGGTCGTTCGCGAGCAGCTTTTCCTGCAGCTCCACCAGGAGCTTCCCTACCATGTGGCCGTGGAGGTGGAGGAGTGGGCCGAGGAGCCGGGTCTGACGTCCATTGGCGTGGTCATTTACGTGTCAAAAACCAGTCATAAGGCCATGATCATCGGCCGGGCAGGGTCCCGGCTCAAGGCCGTGGGACAGGCCGCCCGGCAGGCGCTCAAAGAACTTCTGGGAACCAAGGTGCACCTTTCCACCTGGGTCAAGGTGCGTGAGGGCTGGACCGAGGACGAGGAGTTTTTGCGCGAGATGAACATTGGAGAAGTGCTATGA
- the topA gene encoding type I DNA topoisomerase, whose product MSKDLIIVESPAKIKTITKFLGPGYRVEASLGHVRDLPQKTLGVDEEHGFAPQYEIIPGKGNVVKKLRAAAKEADTVYLAPDPDREGEAIAWHVAELLRDANPNLKRIWFNEITARAVREALAQPGELRRPLFDSQQARRILDRLVGYKISPLLWSKVRRGLSAGRVQSVALRLIVDRERERQAFTPEEYWDFTLHLATDPAFSAKLWRIAGKKAHVPNEQAAQELRAALEGAPTVVETVQEKERARHPKPPFITSTLQQEASTRLGFSAKRTMNIAQRLYEGVELGERGTVALITYMRTDSVRVAAEAQEATRALIHERFGAEYCPATPRQYKSKGSAQDAHEAIRPVDVRLTPEMVQPLLPAEQFKLYRLIWQRFVASQMASARFWDTTVILATGDAQWRAKGERLIFPGFLAVWPHPGDEAVLPKLSPGQTIPVERIHCEQKFTQPPARFTEASLVRKLEELGIGRPSTYATIISTLVDRGYVELTDKAFVPTDLGCTVSDLLVAHFARLMDPGFTAALEADLDRIAEGETTLEEVLQRFAQDFYPTLEAARHDMATLKAGVETDIPCPKCGHGKLIMRFGKNGPFVGCSDYPQCTFTSEYRRNDHGGIELLPQAEVPDLGPCPACQEGRLVVKKTRTGGRFVACSRYPDCRYATSLSTGVPCPQEGCTGQLVEKTSRRGKTFYSCNRYPDCTYAVWDPPVPGPCPRCGFPILVRKTTKAGTTVACPSQGCRYRSQEESGPA is encoded by the coding sequence ATGAGCAAGGACCTCATCATCGTCGAATCACCGGCGAAGATCAAAACCATCACCAAATTTCTCGGCCCAGGCTACCGCGTGGAGGCCTCGCTGGGGCACGTGCGCGACCTGCCGCAAAAAACGCTGGGCGTGGACGAAGAGCACGGTTTTGCTCCTCAGTACGAGATTATTCCCGGCAAAGGCAATGTGGTGAAAAAGCTCCGGGCTGCGGCCAAGGAGGCAGATACCGTCTACCTGGCCCCGGACCCGGACCGCGAAGGTGAAGCCATCGCCTGGCATGTGGCGGAGCTCCTGCGCGACGCCAACCCCAACCTCAAGCGTATCTGGTTCAATGAGATCACGGCCCGGGCCGTGCGCGAGGCCCTTGCGCAGCCGGGAGAGCTGCGCCGCCCGCTCTTCGATTCCCAGCAGGCCCGCCGTATCCTCGACCGGCTGGTGGGCTACAAGATCTCGCCGCTGCTGTGGTCCAAGGTCCGACGCGGGCTCTCCGCCGGCCGGGTCCAGTCCGTAGCCCTGCGCCTCATCGTGGACCGCGAACGGGAACGCCAAGCCTTCACCCCGGAAGAATATTGGGATTTCACCCTCCATCTGGCCACGGATCCGGCCTTCAGCGCCAAGCTCTGGCGCATCGCCGGCAAAAAGGCGCACGTCCCCAACGAGCAGGCCGCCCAAGAGCTGCGCGCCGCCCTGGAAGGGGCGCCCACCGTGGTGGAGACAGTCCAGGAGAAAGAGCGCGCCCGGCACCCCAAGCCGCCGTTCATCACCTCCACCCTCCAGCAGGAGGCCAGTACCCGCCTGGGCTTCTCCGCCAAGCGCACCATGAACATCGCCCAGCGCCTCTACGAAGGTGTCGAGCTCGGTGAGCGCGGCACGGTGGCGCTCATCACCTACATGCGCACCGACTCGGTACGCGTGGCCGCAGAAGCCCAGGAGGCCACCCGCGCCCTCATCCACGAACGCTTTGGCGCGGAGTACTGTCCCGCCACCCCGCGCCAGTACAAAAGCAAAGGCAGTGCGCAGGATGCCCACGAGGCCATCCGCCCCGTAGACGTCCGGCTCACGCCGGAGATGGTGCAGCCCCTTCTGCCCGCGGAACAATTCAAGCTCTACCGCCTCATCTGGCAGCGATTCGTGGCCTCGCAAATGGCCTCGGCCCGCTTCTGGGACACCACCGTCATCCTGGCCACCGGGGACGCCCAATGGCGCGCCAAAGGCGAACGCCTCATCTTTCCGGGGTTTCTCGCTGTCTGGCCCCACCCAGGCGACGAAGCCGTGCTCCCCAAACTCTCCCCAGGGCAGACCATACCCGTCGAGCGCATCCACTGCGAGCAGAAATTCACCCAGCCGCCGGCCCGCTTCACGGAAGCCTCCCTGGTACGCAAGCTCGAAGAACTGGGCATCGGCCGGCCGTCCACCTACGCCACCATCATCTCCACCTTGGTGGACCGCGGCTACGTGGAACTCACGGACAAGGCGTTCGTGCCCACGGATCTCGGCTGCACGGTGAGCGACCTCTTGGTGGCCCACTTTGCCCGGCTCATGGATCCCGGGTTCACCGCGGCCCTGGAGGCGGACCTCGACCGCATCGCAGAAGGGGAAACCACCCTGGAAGAGGTGCTCCAGCGCTTTGCGCAAGACTTCTACCCCACCCTGGAAGCGGCGCGCCACGACATGGCCACCCTCAAGGCCGGGGTGGAGACGGACATACCGTGCCCCAAGTGCGGCCACGGCAAACTCATCATGCGCTTTGGCAAAAACGGCCCCTTCGTGGGGTGCTCCGACTACCCGCAATGCACCTTCACCAGCGAATACCGCCGCAACGACCACGGAGGCATCGAACTCCTGCCCCAGGCCGAGGTGCCCGACCTCGGCCCCTGTCCTGCCTGCCAGGAAGGCCGCTTGGTGGTGAAGAAGACCCGCACGGGCGGACGCTTCGTGGCCTGCTCCCGCTACCCGGACTGCCGCTACGCCACCTCCCTGTCCACCGGCGTCCCATGCCCGCAAGAAGGGTGCACCGGCCAGCTGGTGGAAAAGACCAGCCGCCGTGGCAAGACCTTCTACTCCTGTAATCGCTACCCCGACTGTACCTACGCGGTCTGGGACCCGCCGGTGCCGGGGCCGTGTCCGCGCTGCGGCTTTCCCATCCTTGTGCGCAAGACCACCAAGGCCGGCACCACCGTAGCCTGCCCCTCCCAGGGATGCCGCTACCGCAGCCAAGAAGAAAGCGGCCCAGCCTAA
- a CDS encoding phosphatidylglycerol lysyltransferase domain-containing protein, whose product MNFAPITLEGQQAYHACLAQMPEKTSDYSFVNLWGWGPHYGLEWCWESGIVFLRQTVPSPVYWAPVGAWDAVDWRRVLAALPGPLHFVRVPEALVGVWRGAGIPMTVAEAREHWDYVYSVEELVSLAGRRFHSKKNLLHQFVRDHAFQLVALDERTGECALALQTDWFLWRDTENDATLAAENHAIVRVLHDWSRLEGIMGAGIAVDGKMIAYTVADPLDDTTLVIHFEKGCPQFRGVYQAINQMFLERFGQGFMWVNREQDLGDEGLRRAKLSYHPAFFMKKYTVTVAL is encoded by the coding sequence CGCACCCATTACCTTGGAAGGACAACAGGCCTATCATGCGTGTTTGGCGCAGATGCCGGAAAAAACCTCGGACTATAGCTTCGTCAACCTTTGGGGGTGGGGCCCTCATTATGGCCTAGAGTGGTGTTGGGAGTCGGGAATTGTGTTTTTGCGGCAAACCGTGCCGAGCCCGGTGTATTGGGCCCCGGTGGGGGCCTGGGACGCTGTGGATTGGCGCCGCGTGCTTGCCGCTTTGCCGGGGCCGCTCCATTTTGTGCGGGTCCCGGAAGCCCTGGTGGGGGTATGGCGTGGCGCAGGGATCCCCATGACCGTGGCAGAGGCCCGCGAGCATTGGGATTACGTGTATTCCGTGGAGGAACTCGTTTCCTTGGCGGGCAGGCGTTTTCACAGCAAAAAGAACCTGCTCCATCAGTTTGTCCGCGATCATGCCTTCCAATTGGTAGCGCTTGACGAGCGTACTGGAGAGTGCGCCTTGGCCCTGCAGACCGACTGGTTTTTGTGGCGGGACACCGAAAACGACGCCACCTTGGCTGCCGAAAATCACGCCATCGTGCGGGTGCTGCACGACTGGTCCCGGCTTGAGGGGATCATGGGCGCAGGTATCGCCGTTGACGGCAAGATGATCGCCTATACCGTGGCCGATCCCTTGGACGACACGACGCTGGTCATCCATTTTGAAAAAGGCTGCCCGCAATTTCGTGGGGTGTATCAGGCCATCAACCAGATGTTCTTGGAGCGCTTTGGCCAGGGATTCATGTGGGTCAACCGGGAGCAGGACCTGGGCGACGAAGGGCTGCGTCGGGCCAAGCTCAGCTATCATCCTGCCTTTTTTATGAAAAAGTATACGGTGACTGTCGCGTTGTGA